A stretch of DNA from Halopiger xanaduensis SH-6:
TTCGCCGTCTCTCCCGAAGCAAATTCCGGGTTTGAGCGACGATTCTCGGGCTCGAGACATCGACCGGCGCTCAAATAGTCGGTTTGTCGGCTATAGTCGTGACGCTAGCGGTCCGCTGACTCGAACGCGTCCGATCGTGTTCATAGCGAGTTATCGGTCGTTCACTCTAGTGGTTGACATTCGAACACTAGTTTCGATTGTGGACGACTTTGATCCGGGTGTCGTCCTAGTGCTGGACGTGTATCGATAACATTTTTACAGTCGAAATGACGTTTATGCTAACAACAGTTGATACGAATATGAACGAGTGTAATTGCTGCGGTGCGCACGTTACCAGTCGATTTGTCCAGGTATTCGGGACTAACAGCGGGGAGATAAACGGCTGTCCCAACTGCATGAGTTATCGGGAGTTAGCTTCCGGTAACGGCGTCCCGTCGGATTCTCAGTAACATCGTAGGCCGAGTGCGTCGGTCTGCTACGCGGGAGTGCTTTCATGCGGGATCCTAGGGTCTGAATACGTCTAGTCTCGCTCTGGTATCGAATTCGATCAAAACTCCCGTGATTCCGCCATTTTCGCCCGTTTTCGCTCGCTATCCTAGTTAGCAACTAGGGTCCGAATTTATAATACGTTGCGTTCACAGAAGTTCGAGTAGGCAGGGTTCAATGTTAGTGAACGGTATCGAATCGCGTTTATACTAGTGATCGGCGGATTTGACGAGGAATGATATCGTTCGGAATTGTTTATACCTGTACCATTGTAAAAATATCATCAGCGACACCGCTGCGGAGACGGTCCGTACGCCGTAACGGACGTGCCGTTCACCGATGATGAACGACTGCGGTTTCGATTTCGGTTCTCAAGTTGGCCATCTCGTGGATTCTCAGCGAATCGGATTCGTATTCGCTGAGTGTACGCGATCTATCGATCACTCCTTGAGCGCCCCTTGCGTGAGCCCGCTCACGATGCGCTCCTGGGCCACCATGACGATCACTGCCATCGGGATCACGCCGATGATGCTCGCCGCGGCCATCAGGTTGTACTCGACCTGCTGTGTCCCCTGGAAGGCGAAGATTCCGTGGAGAATCGGCGCCCAGTCATCTGGGGTGCCCGTGACCATCAGATACGAGAAGAAGAACTCGTTGTAGACGATGATAAAGGTCAAAATCCCGGCCGTCGCCACGCCCGGTGCGGACAGCGGCACGATGATTCGCCAGAGGGCGCCGATCCGCGTCGACCCCTCGATTCGAGAGGCGTCCTCGAGTCCGTCGGGAATCTGCCGGTAAAACGTCGTCAGCAGGAAGATGATCAGCGGCATCGTGATGGCGCTCAGCGGCATGACGATACTCCACGGCGTGTTGTAGAGTTCGGGCGACTCGAGGCCGATCAGGGTGACCTGTCCGGTGAACAACCGATACAGCGGGATAAGGAACGCGACCGGTGGGAAGTAAGAGATCACGAGGGTCAGTAGCAACAGCGGCGTGCGACCGCGGAACTCGTATCGGCCGAAGACGTAGCCGGCGATACTCCCGACGAACAGGACGATGATCGTCGAGAGCGCGGCGATGACGACGCTGTTCAGGATGTAGAGGTGGAAGGGGACGGTCTCGAACACCTCGAGGAATGCGCCGGGATTGAATCCTTTCGGGACGACTCCCATATCGGCGATCTGATTGGTCGGCGTCAGCGCGAGGACGAACAGCCAGTAGAACGGGAACAGCGACACCGTCAGGAAAAAGCCGAGTCCGACGTAGGTGAGCCACCGGTAGACGGTATCGGGATCGCGGATCGCTTTTCTGGCGGTTCGCTCGAGGACGTTTTTGCTTTCGGTAGACGTGGATGCGGTAGTTGATGCGTCTGCCATGCTATTGCCCTCCGTTTTCTTGGCGACGGATCTGGACCAGATACCCGAGCAGCAAGACCCCGATGAGTGCAGCGATGATGAACGCGACAGCTGCGGCGGAGCCGTATCGGTTCCCGCTCCAGAGGTCGATCACGAGGCAACTCAGCGTCGGCACGGTGTTACAGCCGGCCGTCGATTCGACGAGGCCGTACACCTTGAGCGCGCCGATAGTTCGGAACAGAAGCGCGACGAGCAGCGCCGGGAGGACGAGCGGGAACGTGATCGTTCGGAACTGCTGGATCCGCGAGGCGCCCGCGACCTCGGCGACGTCGTAGAGGCTCCGGTCGATGCTCTGCAGCCCCGCGAGGATCAGCAGCGCCATGAACGCCGACTGCTTCCAGATATCGGCAACGACGGCGACGAACAGCCCGTCCTGGCTGTTGGCCAGCGGCGTCGTCGAGATGAGTCCCAACTCGTTGAGCGGGCCGACCGCGAATCCGATCGACGGCTGGAACATCAGGTAGAAAATCATCCCCTGGATCACGATCGGGACCGCCCACGGGAGGATCAACGCGACGCGAGCCCACCGGCGGCCGCGAAACTCCTTGTTCAGGATCAGCGCCATCCCGAATCCGAGCACCGTCTCGATGGCGACTGCGCTAACCGTGTAGAGCAGCGTGACGGGCACGGCGCTGGTGAACGGATTCGAGAGGCTGAAGAAGGGCCGTTGAAGGTTCGCTTGCCCGGTTAGAATCTCGACGTAGTTTTCTAGACCGACGAAGTCGCCGACGGGATTCGCCCCGGCGACGTTGTCCGCGTGCAGGGAGATGTTGCCCGTGTACAGCAGCGGCCAGATGGCCATCGTCCCCAGCAGCGCGAACACGGGGAGCAACATCATGTAGACGAACTGCGTGTCGCTGCGGCGCTCGAGCCAGTTCAGCAGCGTGCGATCGACGCGGTACCGCGACCGGCTCGTCGACGGTTCGACTCGCGATGCCGTCGTGCTGTCCTCGGCGCTCATGAGTCGCTGTGCTCGGCCTCGATATCGCTCAGTCGATCGGCGAGGCTCGACATCGCTTCCTCGACGCCCGAGTCTCCCATCAGCGCGGCGTTCGCCTCCTGAGCGACGGGGTCGACTTGCTGGTCCCAGACTTCCGTCACGGGTCTGGCCATCGTGTGATCCCCGGCGTAGGAGAGCGCGTCGAGGTACCGACCCATGACCGGGACGTCTCCCGAGTTCTCCAGGACGTCCGGTCGGGGCGGGATGTGTCCGACGAGTTCGAAGTTTCGCCGCTGGAACTCCTCGCTTGTCAGCACCTCGAGGAACTCGAGACAGTCCTCGAGTTGGGTCGTGTTGGGGTTGATACAGTAGTTCCAGCCGCCGAGCGCGCCGATAGAGCCGCCGGTGCCGGGATACTCGCCCTCGCCTTCCGGGACGCCGTAGGGCATCGGCATCACGCCCATGTCCTCGCCGAGCGCGTCGTCGGCCCCGTTGATGTTGATCGAGTAGGGCCAGTTCCGCAGCGCGACGGCGTTGCGGTCGGTGAACGGACTCATCGAGGGCGACAGTCCCCACTGGAACGCCTCTTCGGACGTGATACCGCCGGCGAACGCGTCGAGCGTATCGGGTGCGTCCGTCCCGTGGATGAAGGTTCGGGCCATCCGGAGCGACTCGAGGACGGGTTCCTCGTCGACGGTCACGGGACGGTCGCCGACCGGCCCGTAGAGGTTTTCCTCGGGATTGCCGAAGTACCCGCCGCCCCACGACGTGAGGAACTCGTTGAATACGCAGCAGCCGAGTTGAATCTCGGACGCGGCCTGCCAGTTGAAGCCGTAGTCGACGTCGGACTGCTCGTAGACGTCCGCGAGTTCGTTGGAGAACTGTTCCCACGACAGCGGATCGGTGCTGTACTGCTCCCAGTCGTAGCCGGCGTCTTCGACCAGATCTTTCCGGTACTGGATCGTCGGGAAGTCCGGATACAGTGGCACGCCGTACAGCTCACCGTCCTGGCTCGTCACGGAGTTGACGCTCTGCTCGAAGTAGTCGTTGCGGACCGTCTCGATAACGTCGTCGGACAGTTCGCCCTCGAGGT
This window harbors:
- a CDS encoding extracellular solute-binding protein; this encodes MPDSYSSPTGRTVRSSIRRRRFVKLAGATGMTASFAGCFGGSDDGASVLQLTATNEWQNNSDAIQEALYDAGLSEDIQLEMISGGENTDEMQNQYSQWLNSNQEQPDLLAFDSGWTLPFIVRGQILNLEGELSDDVIETVRNDYFEQSVNSVTSQDGELYGVPLYPDFPTIQYRKDLVEDAGYDWEQYSTDPLSWEQFSNELADVYEQSDVDYGFNWQAASEIQLGCCVFNEFLTSWGGGYFGNPEENLYGPVGDRPVTVDEEPVLESLRMARTFIHGTDAPDTLDAFAGGITSEEAFQWGLSPSMSPFTDRNAVALRNWPYSININGADDALGEDMGVMPMPYGVPEGEGEYPGTGGSIGALGGWNYCINPNTTQLEDCLEFLEVLTSEEFQRRNFELVGHIPPRPDVLENSGDVPVMGRYLDALSYAGDHTMARPVTEVWDQQVDPVAQEANAALMGDSGVEEAMSSLADRLSDIEAEHSDS
- a CDS encoding carbohydrate ABC transporter permease, with protein sequence MSAEDSTTASRVEPSTSRSRYRVDRTLLNWLERRSDTQFVYMMLLPVFALLGTMAIWPLLYTGNISLHADNVAGANPVGDFVGLENYVEILTGQANLQRPFFSLSNPFTSAVPVTLLYTVSAVAIETVLGFGMALILNKEFRGRRWARVALILPWAVPIVIQGMIFYLMFQPSIGFAVGPLNELGLISTTPLANSQDGLFVAVVADIWKQSAFMALLILAGLQSIDRSLYDVAEVAGASRIQQFRTITFPLVLPALLVALLFRTIGALKVYGLVESTAGCNTVPTLSCLVIDLWSGNRYGSAAAVAFIIAALIGVLLLGYLVQIRRQENGGQ
- a CDS encoding DUF7563 family protein, producing the protein MNECNCCGAHVTSRFVQVFGTNSGEINGCPNCMSYRELASGNGVPSDSQ
- a CDS encoding carbohydrate ABC transporter permease; its protein translation is MADASTTASTSTESKNVLERTARKAIRDPDTVYRWLTYVGLGFFLTVSLFPFYWLFVLALTPTNQIADMGVVPKGFNPGAFLEVFETVPFHLYILNSVVIAALSTIIVLFVGSIAGYVFGRYEFRGRTPLLLLTLVISYFPPVAFLIPLYRLFTGQVTLIGLESPELYNTPWSIVMPLSAITMPLIIFLLTTFYRQIPDGLEDASRIEGSTRIGALWRIIVPLSAPGVATAGILTFIIVYNEFFFSYLMVTGTPDDWAPILHGIFAFQGTQQVEYNLMAAASIIGVIPMAVIVMVAQERIVSGLTQGALKE